A stretch of Tripterygium wilfordii isolate XIE 37 chromosome 11, ASM1340144v1, whole genome shotgun sequence DNA encodes these proteins:
- the LOC120009564 gene encoding sister chromatid cohesion protein PDS5 homolog A isoform X3, giving the protein MCNYLESLRFQILYEQLVSGLSQIKQTSYLEVSKKEAARKLEVALKPLRKNIVRLGLLQHTDKDVRLLVAICVSELFRILAPEPPFKDMYLRDVFKLIVSMFAELSDTTSPYFSNRVKILETVAGCKCCLIMLDIECDDLILDLFCILFSVVRENHQQSIIDRILSIMTDILSEEASQSLLDVVLQNLLMEGKGAPSAASQLAVSVIQTCSEKLQPLVCGFVISCSTDRDAVGSKLKELYHEIIYKIFQCAPDMLLDVIPTLTRELLTDQVDVRIKAVNLIGRLFALPEQHFAQNYRSLFVEFLKRLSDKSAEVRISAIRCAKTCYISNPTASDSHEVLTALEGRLLDFDERVRLEAVIVACDLFQYNLKIFPPKLISQATERLRDKKISVRKRALHKLIEVYQDYCKNCSGGHIIVNDHFEQIPCKVLMLCYDKDCKEFRAQNMELFLAEDLFPVLLPVEERTRHWIHMFSLFTPMHEKALNSVLSQKQRLQSEMRTYLAMRKKDKENYLNEIQKRMKSSFVKMSASFPDPSKAEECFNKLDEMKDNNIFGALALLLDDQTVTNARATRDRFLKMIGDKHPLFEFLRILSSKCLFNIFSSEHVRCIVDHLSSDTSGDKQLAIYSIRLLLMIVNNFPSLLRGSEVKFRMLLENHPNKSELIEVLAKAGPHILVEFSDYYPLLENLCFEGNRLQSKCAVSAIASLISSSKPFIFSELCEGLLDSLCRGLNIPTVLQSLGCIAQHSISAFEIQEPEIKRYIYENIFQLKTSEDIASFDETSGCSNSCKLKIYGLKTLVKSFLPHRGSHVKRQINDLLDTLLKMLQVADAFDATTSCENDRDSIRLAAAKSVLQLSRRWDLHISPELFRFTVLMAKDLPSFLRKSFLDKIHKLLKDRAIPTKYACAFALAGSNCLKDLQDDSFKYMAAFIKEYSKEARICQTYSVKGGSIMDYPAYIVVFLLHILAHDTGFPPENCQDEELYAQFCSPLFWVIQALVNASIVDGNRDLINDAVLHLHSIFRAIRRAEDAVDSQGTHKLHMLAEIGIYILKTLNHDHGSSSRALGSILLPSALYSANSKCPTRSLFYEGFLARVIHNFESKISLPGSIFPRNGRKCQENIIKYDVNHGTLNPASSKVITMETTGMQDPAGQVIRLGCRRKRATSTTSGSVKLRDDSTFEKEKGSPISKPIVEKGHLPSCSSVTMMASGTKSQVSVLNGANPSLIENALAAEPSKYSEVELKDPCSSEEITMAGSNTISQLCIFAEDSSGSSLKEMFSSEEEIGKLSCQITLLPERGKKGQKASIDTSRSAVISANKDAVVSKRRRRKV; this is encoded by the exons ATGTGCAACTATCTTGAGAGTTTGAGGTTTCAGATTCTTTATGAG CAACTTGTAAGTGGTTTGTCACAAATAAAGCAGACTTCATATCTAGAAGTTTCAAAGAAAGAAGCTGCTAGAAAGCTAGAAGTTGCACTAAAGCCTTTGAGGAAAAATATTGTTAGGCTTGGTCTTCTACAGCATACTGATAAAGATGTTAGGCTTCTGGTGGCTATATGTGTCTCTGAACTTTTCAGGATCTTGGCACCTGAACCACCTTTCAAAGACATGTATCTTAGG GATGTTTTTAAACTTATCGTCAGTATGTTCGCAGAGCTATCAGATACCACAAGTCCATACTTTTCAAACAGGGTTAAAATATTGGAGACCGTTGCAGGATGTAAATGTTGTCTGATAATGTTGGATATTGAGTGCGATGATCTAATTCTCGATCTGTTCTGTATTCTGTTTTCTGTTGTGAG GGAAAATCATCAACAGAGTATCATTGATCGTATTTTATCTATAATGACGGATATTTTAAGTGAGGAGGCTTCTCAGTCTCTTTTGGACGTGGTTTTACAAAATCTCTTAATGGAAGGAAAG GGTGCACCTTCTGCGGCATCTCAGCTTGCTGTTTCTGTCATCCAAACTTGCTCAGAAAAGCTTCAGCCATTGGTTTGTGGGTTTGTAATATCTTGTTCTACGGACAGAGATGCTGTAGGAAGCAAACTTAAAGAACTTTACcatgaaattatttataaaattttccAGTGTGCTCCTGATATGCTTCTCGATGTGATCCCTACCTTGACTCGAGAATTACTT ACTGACCAGGTTGATGTTCGAATAAAAGCTGTTAACTTAATCGGAAGACTCTTTGCGCTACCTGAACAGCATTTTGCGCAAAATTATCGAAGCCTGTTCGTTGAGTTCTTGAAAAGATTATCTGATAAATCTGCTGAGGTTAGAATAAGTGCTATTCGATGTGCCAAAACTTGCTATATTTCCAATCCCACTGCGTCAGACTCACATGAAGTTCTCA CTGCCCTTGAGGGCCGTCTATTGGATTTTGATGAGAGAGTGCGATTAGAGGCTGTGATTGTTGCCTGTGATCTTTTTCAGTATAATCTGAAAATTTTTCCACCCAAACTGATATCTCAAGCCACTGAAAGACTTCGCGACAAGAAG ATATCTGTGAGGAAGAGGGCTTTGCACAAATTGATCGAGGTGTATCAAGATTATTGCAAAAACTGTTCTGGAGGCCACATAATAGTAAACGATCACTTTGAACAGATCCCATGTAAAGTTTTGATGCTTTGCTATGATAAAGATTGTAAGGAGTTCAG GGCCCAAAATATGGAACTTTTTCTTGCAGAGGATTTGTTTCCAGTTCTTCTTCCAGTTGAGGAAAGGACAAGGCATTGGATCCATATGTTTTCTCTCTTCACCCCTATGCATGAAAAGGCATTGAACTCCGTCCTATCTCAGAAACAAAG GTTGCAAAGTGAAATGAGGACATATTTGGCCATGCGGAAGAAAGACAAG GAAAATTACTTGAACGAAAtccaaaagagaatgaaaagtTCATTTGTCAAAATGTCAGCTTCCTTTCCGGATCCTTCCAAAGCAGAAGAATGCTTTAATAAGTTGGATGAAATGAAGGATAATAACATTTTCGGTGCACTGGCACTATTATTGGATGATCAGACAGTTACAAATGCTCGGGCCACAAGA gATAGATTTCTGAAAATGATAGGGGATAAACACCCACTTTTCGAGTTTCTACGTATACTCTCTTCGAAATGCTTGTTTAATATATTCAGTTCAGAGCACGTCCGTTGTATTGTAGATCATCTTTCAAGCGACACTTCTGGAGATAAACAGCTGGCCATTTATTCTATCAGACTTCTTCTG ATGATCGTCAACAATTTTCCTTCACTACTCAGAGGGTCAGAAGTGAAATTTAGAATGTTGCTAGAGAACCATCCGAATAAAAGTGAGCTGATCGAAGTACTAGCAAAAGCAGGCCCCCACATATTGGTTGAATTCAG TGATTATTACCCTttattggagaatttatgtttTGAGGGGAATCGACTGCAGTCCAAATGTGCTGTTTCTGCCATTGCTTCGCTTATTAGTTCTTCAAAGCCATTCATTTTCTCTGAGTTATGTGAG GGACTGCTGGATTCTCTATGCAGGGGACTAAATATCCCAACTGTATTGCAGTCTCTTGGCTGTATTGCACAACATTCTATTTCGGCATTTGAAATTCAAGAACCAGAGATCAAACGATATATTTATGAGAACATATTTCAA CTCAAAACTTCTGAAGATATAGCCTCATTTGATGAAACTTCTGGATGCAGTAACTCTTGCAAATTGAAG ATTTATGGGCTAAAAACACTTGTAAAGAGTTTTTTGCCTCATAGAGGATCTCATGTCAAAAGGCAAATCAATGATTTGTTAGATACTTTATTGAAGATGCTGCAAGTCGCTGATGCTTTTGATGCGACTACATCATG TGAAAATGACAGGGATTCTATCAGACTAGCTGCTGCAAAATCTGTTCTCCAGCTTTCCAGAAGATGGGATTTGCATATTTCACCAGAATTATTTCGCTTTACTGTTTTGATGGCAAAG GATTTGCCTTCTTTTCTCAGGAAATCATTTCTTGATAAGATACATAAGCTGTTAAAGGACCGTGCTATACCTACCAAATATGCATGTGCTTTTGCTTTGGCCGGCTCTAATTGCCTGAAGGATCTGCAGGATGAT TCATTTAAATACATGGCAGCATTTATCAAGGAATACAGTAAAGAAGCGCGGATCTGCCAAACGTATTCAGTGAAAGGAGGATCTATTATGGATTACCCAGCGTACATAGTGGTATTCTTGCTCCATATTCTTGCTCATGATACTGGCTTCCCACCTGAGAACTGTCAGGATGAAGAACTATATGCTCAGTTTTGTAG CCCGCTTTTTTGGGTTATCCAGGCACTAGTCAATGCGAGCATTGTTGATGGTAATAGGGATCTTATCAATGATGCTGTCTTGCATTTGCATAGTATTTTTCGTGCTATTAGGAGAGCTGAGGATGCTGTAGATTCGCAGGGAACTCAT AAGCTACACATGCTAGCTGAAATTGGGATCTACATCTTAAAAACGCTAAATCATGATCATGGCTCCTCATCACGTGCCCTTGGTTCAATTTTGCTTCCGTCCGCTCTATACAGT GCTAATTCAAAATGCCCGACTCGATCCCTTTTTTATGAGGGTTTTCTTGCTCGAGTTATTCATAATTTTGAATCTAAAATATCTCTG CCTGGCAGTATTTTTCCTAGAAATGGTAGAAAGTGTCAAGAAAATATCATAAAATATGATGTCAATCATGGGACACTAAATCCAGCATCTAGCAAGGTTATTACAATGGAGACAACAGGCATGCAAGACCCTGCAGGGCAGGTAATCCGTCTGGGATGTAGGCGGAAACGGGCTACATCAACTACTTCTGGATCAGTTAAATTACGGGATGATTCTACTTTTGAGAAGGAGAAGGGTTCTCCGATATCTAAGCCGATTGTAGAAAAGGGACATCTTCCTTCATGTAGTTCTGTAACTATGATGGCTTCTGGGACTAAATCGCAAGTATCAGTCCTCAATGGTGCAAACCCTTCTCTAATAGAAAATGCCCTTGCTGCAGAACCATCCAAATATtcagaagttgagcttaaagaCCCTTGTAGTTCTGAG GAGATTACAATGGCGGGGTCAAATACCATCTCTCAGCTATG CATTTTTGCAGAGGATTCTTCTGGCAGTAGTCTAAAAGAGATGTTCTCGTCCGAAGAGGAGATTGGAaaactttcttgccaaataaCCCTGTTACCTG AGAGGGGAAAGAAGGGACAGAAAGCTTCAATTGACACATCGAGATCAGCAGTAATTAGTGCAAACAAGGATGCT GTGGTTAGCAAAAGGCGTAGACGGAAAGTTTGA